Proteins from one Xenopus tropicalis strain Nigerian chromosome 1, UCB_Xtro_10.0, whole genome shotgun sequence genomic window:
- the LOC116412454 gene encoding serine/threonine-protein kinase N1-like — protein MALFCSILLEQRILLMAKQKQNPFVVGLFSSFITRQHICFAMDYAEGGDLESQLKQGAISLERTTFFSSCIVLGLKFLHENKIVHRDLKPEKHPSGWPRICQNSRLWS, from the exons ATGGCTTTATTTTGCAGCATTCTTCTGGAGCAGCGCATCCttcttatggcaaagcaaaagcaGAATCCTTTTGTTGTCGGTTTATTCTCCTCCTTCATAACCAGACAACATATCTGCTTCGCTATGGATTACGCTGAGGGAGGGGACTTGGAGTCCCAACTGAAACAAGGTGCCATATCGCTGGAGAGAACTAC GTTCTTCTCCTCCTGCATTGTCCTCGGGCTGAAGTTCCTACATGAAAACAAGATTGTTCATAG AGATTTAAAGCCAGAAAAACATCCTTCTGGATGGCCGAGGATATGCCAAAATAGCAGACTTTGGTCTTAG
- the LOC116412457 gene encoding serine/threonine-protein kinase N1-like, translating into MGDRMRKIFTNFFKLKNKEPKSRSVFSIPLQKTETDISSASNLKAEKPAEASAKKGILRRLCKSIRNLCQCKKKKCSEIVQEVSNTEMILEEKELLKEKPIEILTESPSIPRDPSSDFGNTLIPKREKDDEEMPQNVEVIPDGEDIAQNVPAKDEKSASLYLSCVEPLNYYTDPSSHYASASDHYTDPHSEFTAPSSKYTDASDYFSDKSLSPSKLELARNCYCEIIREIDRALNHVKVDARNQTTMADFKLQCELGAGAFGQVYRAQHRETRRIVAIKTQPKAAVKTIFKYRSILLEQRILLMAKQKQNPFVVGLFSSFITRQHICFAMDYAEGGDLESQLKQGAISLERTTFFSSCIVLGLKFLHETRLFIDLKPENILLDGRGYAKIADFGLSIEGIGYRDEIWGNCGTVPYKAPEIFTELNYTRSVDWWALGVILYRMAIGEFPFDETDKQLLTAQIIHTEPKIPPDLLLSVKVTLQGLLKKDAKLRLGSHKRRR; encoded by the exons ATGGGTGACCGAATGCGAAAAATATTTACcaacttttttaaacttaaaaataag GAACCTAAAAGCAGAAGTGTCTTTTCTATTCCTCTGcaaaagacagagacagacatCTCATCTGCTTCGAACCTGAAAGCTGAAAAACCTGCAG AAGCAAGCGCGAAGAAAGGAATACTTCGACGCCTCTGCAAATCAATTAGGAACCTCTGTCAATGTAAAAAGAAG AAATGTTCAGAAATTGTGCAGGAAGTAAGCAACACAGAGATGATCCTCGAGGAAAAGGAGCTACTGAAGGAGAAACCAATTGAGATCCTTACAG AGTCTCCAAGTATTCCTCGTGATCCTTCCTCAGATTTTGGAAATACTTTGATTCCAAAGAGAGAGAAGGATGATGAAGAGATGCCGCAGAATGTTGAAGTGATTCCTGACGGGGAGGATATTGCTCAGAATGTTCCCGCAAAGGATGAGAAATCTGCGAGCTTATATTTAAGCTGTGTGGAACCACTGAATTACTACACTGATCCAAGTTCTCATTATGCTAGTGCAAGTGATCACTATACTGATCCGCATTCCGAGTTCACTGCTCCAAGTTCCAAATATACTGATGCAAGTGATTACTTCTCTGATAAGAGTTTATCTCCTTCTAAGCTGGAACTG GCTAGAAATTGTTACTGTGAAATAATCAGAGAGATTGATAGGGCACTAAACCACGTAAAGGTGGACGCAAG GAATCAGACAACTATGGCTGATTTCAAACTACAATGTGAACTGGGTGCTGGTGCTTTTGGCCAG GTATATCGGGCACAACACAGAGAAACCAGGAGAATTGTAGCCATCAAGACTCAACCAAAGGCTGCAGTCaaaactatatttaaatatagaag CATTCTTCTGGAGCAGCGCATCCttcttatggcaaagcaaaagcaGAATCCTTTTGTTGTCGGTTTATTCTCCTCCTTCATAACCAGACAACATATCTGCTTCGCTATGGATTACGCTGAGGGAGGGGACTTGGAGTCCCAACTGAAACAAGGTGCCATATCGCTGGAGAGAACTAC GTTCTTCTCCTCCTGCATTGTCCTCGGGCTGAAGTTCCTACATGAAACAAGATTGTTCATAG ATTTAAAGCCAGAAAACATCCTTCTGGATGGCCGAGGATATGCCAAAATAGCAGACTTTGGTCTTAGCATAGAAG GAATTGGCTACAGGGACGAGATCTGGGGCAACTGTGGAACTGTACCATATAAGGCTCCAGAAATTTTCACTGAGTTAAACTACACCAGATCGGTGGACTGGTGGGCTCTTGGAGTGATCCTGTACAGAATGGCTATTGGCGAG ttTCCTTTCGACGAAACAGACAAGCAGCTCCTGACGGCCCAAATTATACATACAGAGCCGAAAATTCCTCCAGATCTGCTTTTAAGTGTCAAGGTCACATTACAAGGG CTGCTGAAAAAAGATGCCAAACTTCGCCTCGGGTCACATAAAAGAAGACGCTAA